The Streptomyces achromogenes genome window below encodes:
- a CDS encoding NAD-glutamate dehydrogenase — translation MQTKLDEAKAELLDRAARVAENSPVGGHLPTGTTGEGTEGTPDQAALLAFLQRYYLHTAQEDLSDRDPVDVFGAALSHYRLAENRPQGTANVRVHTPTVEENGWTCSHSVVEVVTDDMPFLVDSVTNELTRQGRGIHLVIHPQVMVRRDVTGKLIEVLSVPPAAGKLPHDGHVESWIHVEIDRETDRADLKQITADLLRVLSDVREAVEDWDKMRETALRVADGLPEEHVPGDLARPEVDEARELLRWLAADHFTFLGYREYQLRGDDSLAAVPGTGLGVLRSDPHHADGDAHPVSPSFERLPADARAKAREHKLLVLTKANSRATVHRPSYLDYVGVKKFDEEGNVVGERRFLGLFSSAAYTESVVRVPVVRRKVAAVLDGAGFSPNSHDGRDLLQIMETYPRDEIFQTPVDELRSIVTSVLYLQERRRLRLYLRQDEYGRYYSALVYLPRDRYTTGVRLRIIDILKEELGGTSVDFTAWNTESILSRLHFVVRVPQGTELPELSDADKERIEARLVEAARSWADAFQEALNAELGEEKAAELLRRYSHAFPEGYKADHTPRAAVADLVHLERLTEERNFSLSLYEPVGAAPGERRFKIYRKGDAISLSAVLPVLSRLGVEVIDERPYELRCSDRTHAWIYDFGLRIPKALAGPGGDFLGDDGRERFQEAFSATWTGRAENDGFNALVLGAGLSWRQAMVLRAYAKYLRQAGSTFSQDYMEDTLRTNVHTTRLLVSLFEARLSPDRQRAGREIVDALLEELDAALDQVASLDEDRILRSFLTVIKATLRTNFFQQSADGGPHDYVSMKFDPQAIPDLPAPRPAFEIWVYSPQVEGVHLRFGKVARGGLRWSDRREDFRTEVLGLVKAQMVKNTVIVPVGAKGGFVAKQLPDPAVDRDAWLAEGISSYKTFISALLDITDNMVGGEVVPPADVVRHDEDDTYLVVAADKGTATFSDIANQVAESYDFWLGDAFASGGSAGYDHKGMGITARGAWESVKRHFRELGVDTQSEDFTVVGIGDMSGDVFGNGMLLSEHIRLVAAFDHRHIFIDPKPEAATSYAERRRLFELPRSSWADYNAELLSTGGGIFPRTAKAIPVNSHIREALGIGAGVTKLTPADLMKAILRAPVDLLWNGGIGTYVKSAAESNADVGDKANDPIRVDGADLRVKVVGEGGNLGLTQLGRIEFALQGGRINTDAIDNSAGVDTSDHEVNIKILLNGLVAEGDMTVKQRNKLLAEMTDEVGALVLRNNYAQNTAIANALAQSKDMLHAQQRFLRHLVREGHLDRALEFLPTDRQIRERLGAGQGLTSPETAVLMAYTKITVSDELLHTSLPDDPYLRTLLHAYFPTALRERFPEGIDSHPLRREITTTVLVNDTVNTGGTTYLHRLREETGASLEEIVRAQTVARAIFSSAPVWDAVEELDNRVEAEVQTRIRLHSRRLVERGTRWLLNNRPQPLQLAETAEFFAERVEQVWSQLTKLLRGADLEWWQRIHDELTASGVPDELATRVAGFSSAFPALDIVSVADRMGKDPLDVAEVYYDLADRLQISRLMDRIIELPRADRWQSMARASIREDLYAAHAALTADVLAVGNGTSTPEQRFTAWEEKNAAILGRARTTLEEIQSSETFDLANLSVAMRTMRTLLRTHS, via the coding sequence ATGCAGACCAAGCTGGACGAAGCCAAGGCCGAGCTGCTCGACAGGGCGGCGCGGGTCGCTGAGAACAGCCCGGTCGGGGGGCATCTACCGACTGGGACGACGGGCGAGGGCACCGAGGGCACCCCGGACCAAGCCGCTCTGCTCGCGTTCCTCCAGCGCTACTACCTGCACACCGCCCAGGAGGACCTGAGCGACCGCGACCCGGTCGACGTCTTCGGGGCGGCGCTCTCCCACTACCGGCTGGCCGAGAACCGGCCGCAGGGCACCGCGAACGTGCGGGTGCACACGCCCACCGTCGAGGAGAACGGCTGGACGTGCAGCCACTCCGTCGTCGAGGTGGTCACCGACGACATGCCGTTCCTGGTCGACTCCGTCACCAACGAGCTGACCCGGCAGGGGCGGGGCATCCACCTCGTCATCCACCCGCAGGTCATGGTGCGGCGTGATGTGACCGGCAAGCTCATCGAGGTGCTGAGCGTCCCGCCGGCCGCCGGGAAGCTCCCGCACGACGGGCATGTCGAGTCCTGGATCCACGTCGAGATCGACCGTGAGACGGACCGTGCCGACCTCAAGCAGATCACCGCCGATCTGCTGCGCGTCCTGTCCGACGTCCGGGAGGCCGTCGAGGACTGGGACAAGATGCGGGAGACGGCACTGCGCGTCGCCGACGGCCTCCCCGAGGAGCACGTTCCCGGCGACCTGGCGCGGCCCGAGGTCGACGAGGCCCGCGAGCTGCTGCGCTGGCTGGCCGCCGACCACTTCACCTTCCTCGGCTACCGGGAGTACCAGCTGCGGGGGGACGACTCGCTGGCCGCCGTCCCCGGCACCGGGCTCGGCGTCCTGCGCTCCGACCCGCATCACGCCGACGGTGACGCCCACCCCGTCAGCCCGTCCTTCGAGCGGCTGCCGGCCGACGCCCGGGCCAAGGCGCGGGAGCACAAGCTGCTGGTGCTGACCAAGGCGAACAGCCGGGCCACCGTGCACCGGCCCTCCTACCTCGACTACGTCGGTGTGAAGAAGTTCGACGAGGAGGGCAACGTCGTCGGCGAGCGGCGCTTCCTCGGGCTGTTCTCCTCCGCCGCCTACACCGAGTCTGTCGTGCGGGTGCCGGTGGTGCGCCGCAAGGTCGCGGCCGTGCTGGACGGTGCGGGCTTCTCGCCCAACAGTCACGACGGACGCGACCTGCTCCAGATCATGGAGACCTACCCGCGCGACGAGATCTTCCAGACGCCGGTGGACGAGCTGAGGTCCATCGTCACCAGCGTCCTCTACCTGCAGGAGCGGCGGCGGCTGCGGCTCTACCTGCGGCAGGACGAGTACGGGCGCTACTACTCCGCGCTCGTCTACCTGCCCCGGGACCGGTACACGACGGGTGTGCGGCTGCGGATCATCGACATCCTGAAGGAGGAACTGGGCGGGACGAGCGTCGACTTCACCGCCTGGAACACCGAGTCGATCCTGTCCCGGCTGCACTTCGTGGTCCGTGTCCCGCAGGGCACCGAGCTGCCGGAGCTGTCGGACGCCGACAAGGAGCGCATCGAGGCACGGCTGGTCGAGGCGGCACGCTCCTGGGCCGACGCGTTCCAGGAGGCGCTCAACGCCGAACTCGGCGAGGAGAAGGCAGCGGAGCTGCTGCGGCGCTACAGTCACGCCTTCCCCGAGGGCTACAAGGCCGACCACACGCCGCGCGCCGCGGTCGCCGACCTCGTCCACCTGGAGCGGCTGACCGAGGAGCGGAACTTCTCGCTGAGCCTGTACGAGCCGGTGGGCGCCGCGCCCGGCGAGCGCCGTTTCAAGATCTACCGCAAGGGTGACGCGATCTCCCTGTCGGCGGTGCTGCCGGTGCTGAGCCGGCTCGGCGTCGAGGTGATCGACGAGCGGCCGTACGAACTGCGCTGCTCGGACCGCACGCACGCCTGGATCTACGACTTCGGTCTGCGCATCCCCAAGGCGCTGGCCGGCCCAGGCGGCGACTTCCTCGGCGACGACGGGCGCGAGCGGTTCCAGGAGGCGTTCTCGGCGACCTGGACGGGCAGGGCGGAGAACGACGGGTTCAACGCGCTGGTGCTGGGCGCGGGGCTGAGCTGGCGGCAGGCGATGGTGCTGCGCGCGTACGCCAAGTACCTGCGGCAGGCGGGGTCGACGTTCAGCCAGGACTACATGGAGGACACGCTCCGCACGAACGTGCACACCACCCGGCTGCTGGTGTCGCTGTTCGAGGCGCGGCTGTCGCCCGACCGGCAGCGCGCCGGGCGGGAGATCGTCGACGCGCTGCTCGAGGAGCTCGACGCGGCGCTCGACCAGGTGGCCTCGCTGGACGAGGACCGCATCCTGCGGTCGTTCCTCACCGTCATCAAGGCGACCCTGCGCACCAACTTCTTCCAGCAGAGCGCGGACGGCGGGCCGCACGACTACGTGTCGATGAAGTTCGACCCGCAGGCCATCCCGGACCTGCCGGCGCCGAGGCCCGCGTTCGAGATCTGGGTGTACTCGCCGCAGGTGGAGGGTGTGCACCTGCGGTTCGGGAAGGTCGCGCGCGGCGGTCTGCGCTGGTCCGACCGGCGTGAGGACTTCCGGACCGAGGTGCTCGGCCTGGTGAAGGCGCAGATGGTGAAGAACACCGTCATCGTGCCGGTCGGCGCCAAGGGCGGCTTCGTCGCCAAGCAGCTGCCCGACCCGGCCGTGGACCGTGACGCGTGGCTCGCCGAGGGCATCTCCAGCTACAAGACGTTCATCTCGGCGCTGCTCGACATCACCGACAACATGGTCGGCGGGGAGGTCGTGCCGCCGGCCGACGTCGTGCGGCACGACGAGGACGACACCTACCTGGTGGTCGCCGCCGACAAGGGCACGGCGACGTTCTCCGACATCGCCAACCAGGTCGCCGAGTCGTACGACTTCTGGCTCGGGGACGCCTTCGCCTCCGGCGGTTCGGCCGGCTACGACCACAAGGGCATGGGCATCACCGCCCGCGGCGCCTGGGAGTCCGTGAAGCGGCACTTCCGCGAGCTGGGCGTGGACACGCAGAGCGAGGACTTCACGGTCGTCGGGATCGGCGACATGTCCGGTGACGTGTTCGGCAACGGCATGCTGCTCAGCGAGCACATCCGGCTGGTCGCCGCCTTCGACCACCGGCACATCTTCATCGACCCGAAGCCGGAGGCGGCGACCTCGTACGCCGAGCGCCGCCGGCTGTTCGAACTGCCCCGTTCCAGCTGGGCGGACTACAACGCCGAACTGCTCTCCACGGGCGGCGGGATCTTCCCCCGCACCGCCAAGGCGATCCCGGTCAACTCCCACATCCGCGAGGCCCTCGGCATCGGCGCGGGCGTCACCAAGCTGACCCCGGCCGACCTGATGAAGGCGATCCTGCGGGCGCCGGTGGACCTGCTGTGGAACGGCGGCATCGGCACGTACGTGAAGTCCGCCGCGGAGTCGAACGCCGACGTCGGCGACAAGGCCAACGACCCGATCCGGGTGGACGGCGCCGACCTGCGCGTCAAGGTCGTCGGCGAGGGCGGCAACCTGGGGCTGACCCAGCTCGGCCGGATCGAGTTCGCGCTGCAGGGCGGCCGCATCAACACGGACGCCATCGACAACAGCGCCGGCGTGGACACCTCCGACCACGAGGTGAACATCAAGATCCTGCTCAACGGCCTCGTCGCCGAGGGCGACATGACCGTCAAGCAGCGCAACAAGCTGCTGGCGGAGATGACCGACGAGGTCGGCGCGCTCGTCCTGCGCAACAACTACGCGCAGAACACGGCGATCGCCAACGCCCTCGCCCAGTCCAAGGACATGCTCCACGCCCAGCAGCGCTTCCTGCGCCACCTGGTGCGGGAGGGGCATCTGGACCGGGCCCTGGAGTTCCTGCCCACCGACCGGCAGATCCGTGAGCGTCTCGGCGCCGGCCAGGGCCTGACCAGTCCGGAGACGGCCGTCCTGATGGCGTACACCAAGATCACGGTGTCGGACGAGCTGCTGCACACCTCGCTGCCCGACGACCCCTACCTGCGGACGCTGCTGCACGCGTACTTCCCGACGGCGTTGCGCGAGCGGTTCCCCGAGGGCATCGACAGCCACCCGCTGCGCCGTGAGATCACCACGACCGTCCTGGTCAACGACACGGTCAACACGGGCGGTACGACGTATCTGCACCGGTTGCGCGAGGAGACCGGCGCGTCGCTGGAGGAGATCGTGCGGGCCCAGACCGTGGCCCGGGCGATCTTCAGCTCGGCGCCGGTGTGGGACGCGGTGGAGGAGCTCGACAACCGGGTCGAGGCGGAGGTGCAGACCCGGATCAGGCTGCACTCGCGGCGGCTCGTCGAGCGCGGCACGCGCTGGCTGCTGAACAACCGGCCGCAGCCGCTGCAGCTCGCGGAGACGGCGGAGTTCTTCGCCGAGCGCGTCGAGCAGGTGTGGTCGCAGCTGACGAAGCTGCTGCGCGGCGCGGACCTGGAGTGGTGGCAGCGCATCCACGACGAGCTGACCGCGTCCGGCGTCCCGGACGAGCTGGCGACGCGGGTGGCCGGGTTCTCCTCGGCGTTCCCGGCGCTGGACATCGTGTCGGTGGCCGACCGCATGGGCAAGGACCCGCTGGACGTCGCCGAGGTGTACTACGACCTCGCCGACCGACTGCAGATCAGCCGGCTGATGGACCGGATCATCGAGCTGCCGCGCGCCGACCGCTGGCAGTCGATGGCCCGCGCCTCCATCCGCGAGGACCTGTACGCGGCGCACGCGGCGCTGACCGCGGACGTCCTGGCGGTCGGCAACGGGACCTCGACGCCCGAGCAGCGGTTCACGGCGTGGGAGGAGAAGAACGCGGCGATCCTGGGCCGGGCGCGCACCACGCTGGAGGAGATCCAGAGCTCGGAGACGTTCGACCTGGCCAACCTGTCGGTGGCCATGCGGACGATGCGCACCCTGCTGCGGACGCACTCGTAG
- a CDS encoding GNAT family N-acetyltransferase, producing the protein MEHPPVTLTSARLVLRPLGPQDTDALYAAAQDPDIQRWTTIPSPYLPEHARSFIELIAPEGWTTGAMSTFGVFLPNGALTGVLSLTMRSPGTAEIGFWAVKEHRGRGYTTEAVLAATRWAFTTLSVDRVEWRAEVGNTPSRVVAEHAGFTLEGTLRSAIDNKGVRRDCWVASLLPSDLGLPSTAPYIPTPSND; encoded by the coding sequence ATGGAGCACCCGCCCGTCACCCTCACCAGCGCCCGCCTCGTCCTGCGCCCCCTCGGACCCCAGGACACCGACGCCTTGTACGCGGCGGCCCAGGACCCCGACATCCAGCGCTGGACGACCATCCCCTCCCCCTACCTCCCCGAACACGCGCGCAGCTTCATCGAGCTGATCGCCCCCGAGGGCTGGACGACCGGCGCGATGTCCACCTTCGGGGTCTTCCTCCCCAACGGAGCCCTCACCGGCGTCCTCAGCCTCACCATGCGCTCCCCGGGCACCGCCGAGATCGGCTTCTGGGCCGTCAAGGAACACCGCGGCCGCGGCTACACCACCGAGGCCGTCCTCGCCGCCACCCGCTGGGCCTTCACCACCCTCTCCGTCGACCGCGTCGAATGGCGGGCGGAAGTCGGCAACACCCCCTCACGCGTGGTGGCGGAACACGCCGGCTTCACCCTTGAGGGCACCCTGCGCTCGGCCATCGACAACAAGGGCGTACGACGAGACTGCTGGGTCGCCTCCCTGCTCCCCTCGGATTTGGGACTCCCGTCCACCGCGCCGTACATACCCACCCCGTCGAACGACTGA
- the secA gene encoding preprotein translocase subunit SecA, with amino-acid sequence MSVLSKIMRAGEGKILRKLHRIADQVNSIEEDFVDLSDAELRALTEEYKQRYADGESLDDLLPEAFATVREAAKRVLGQRHYDVQIMGGAALHLGYVAEMKTGEGKTLVGTLPAYLNALSGKGVHLITVNDYLAERDSEMMGRVHKFLGLEVGCILANMTPAQRREMYACDITYGTNNEFGFDYLRDNMAWAQDELVQRGHNFAIVDEVDSILVDEARTPLIISGPADQATKWYGDFAKLVTRLKRGEAGNPLKGIEETGDYEVDEKKRTVAIHESGVSKVEDWLGIDNLYESVNTPLVGYLNNAIKAKELFKKDKDYVVMDGEVMIVDEHTGRILAGRRYNEGMHQAIEAKEGVDIKDENQTLATITLQNFFRLYKRHNHDGKEQPGLCGMTGTAMTEAAEFHQIYKLGVVPIPTNRPMVRKDQSDLIYRTEVAKFEAVVDDIAEKHEKGQPILVGTTSVEKSEYLSQQLSKRGIQHEVLNAKHHEREASIVAQAGRRGAVTVATNMAGRGTDIKLGGNPDDLAEAELRQRGLDPEEHIEEWAAALPAALEKAEQAVKAEFDEVKELGGLYVLGTERHESRRIDNQLRGRSGRQGDPGESRFYLSLGDDLMRLFKAQMVERVMSMANVPDDVPIENKMVTRAIASAQSQVEQQNFETRKNVLKYDEVLNRQREVIYGERRRVLEGEDLQEQIHHFMDDTIDAYVGAETAEGFPEDWDLDRLWGAFKQLYPVKVTVEELEDAAGDRAGLTAEFISESIKDDIREQYESRESQLGSEIMRELERRVVLSVLDRKWREHLYEMDYLQEGIGLRAMAQKDPLVEYQREGFDMFSAMMDGIKEESVGYLFNLEVQVEQQVEEVPVEDAQADKDKQDVVPAQAGSRPEIRAKGLDAPQRRQLHFSAPTVDGEGGTIEGDFESDDDEPVRSAADGLTRAERRKQAKAGRRRKK; translated from the coding sequence GTGTCCGTCCTCTCGAAGATCATGCGTGCAGGCGAAGGCAAGATCCTGCGCAAGCTGCACCGCATCGCGGACCAGGTCAACTCCATCGAAGAGGACTTCGTCGACCTCTCCGACGCCGAGCTGCGGGCCCTCACCGAGGAGTACAAGCAGCGGTACGCCGACGGTGAGAGTCTGGACGACCTGCTGCCCGAGGCGTTCGCCACCGTGCGCGAGGCCGCGAAGCGCGTTCTGGGTCAGCGTCACTACGACGTGCAGATCATGGGCGGCGCGGCCCTGCACCTCGGCTATGTGGCGGAGATGAAGACCGGCGAGGGCAAGACCCTCGTCGGCACGCTGCCCGCGTATCTGAACGCGCTGTCCGGCAAGGGCGTCCACCTGATCACGGTCAACGACTACCTGGCCGAGCGCGACTCGGAGATGATGGGCCGCGTCCACAAGTTCCTGGGCCTCGAGGTCGGCTGCATCCTGGCCAACATGACGCCGGCCCAGCGGCGCGAGATGTACGCGTGCGACATCACCTACGGCACGAACAACGAGTTCGGCTTCGACTACCTGCGCGACAACATGGCGTGGGCGCAGGACGAGCTGGTCCAGCGCGGCCACAACTTCGCCATCGTCGACGAGGTCGACTCCATCCTGGTCGACGAGGCGCGCACGCCGCTGATCATCTCCGGCCCGGCCGACCAGGCCACCAAGTGGTACGGCGACTTCGCGAAGCTGGTGACGCGCCTGAAGAGGGGCGAGGCCGGCAACCCCCTCAAGGGCATCGAGGAGACCGGCGACTACGAGGTCGACGAGAAGAAGCGCACGGTCGCCATCCACGAGAGCGGTGTCAGCAAGGTCGAGGACTGGCTGGGCATCGACAACCTCTACGAGTCGGTGAACACGCCTCTGGTGGGCTACCTGAACAACGCCATCAAGGCGAAGGAGCTCTTCAAGAAGGACAAGGACTACGTCGTCATGGACGGCGAAGTCATGATCGTCGACGAGCACACCGGTCGTATCCTGGCCGGTCGTCGCTACAACGAGGGCATGCACCAGGCGATCGAGGCGAAGGAAGGGGTGGACATCAAGGACGAGAACCAGACGCTCGCCACGATCACCCTGCAGAACTTCTTCCGTCTCTACAAGCGCCACAACCACGACGGCAAGGAACAGCCCGGCCTCTGCGGCATGACCGGTACGGCGATGACCGAGGCCGCCGAGTTCCACCAGATCTACAAGCTCGGCGTGGTGCCGATCCCGACGAACCGGCCGATGGTCCGCAAGGACCAGTCGGACCTGATCTACCGCACCGAGGTCGCGAAGTTCGAGGCGGTCGTCGACGACATCGCCGAGAAGCACGAGAAGGGCCAGCCGATCCTCGTCGGCACGACGTCGGTCGAGAAGTCCGAGTACCTGTCGCAGCAGCTGTCCAAGCGGGGCATCCAGCACGAGGTGCTGAACGCCAAGCACCACGAGCGTGAGGCGTCGATCGTCGCCCAGGCCGGCCGGCGCGGTGCGGTCACGGTGGCCACGAACATGGCCGGCCGTGGCACGGACATCAAGCTCGGCGGCAACCCCGACGACCTCGCCGAGGCGGAGCTGCGCCAGCGCGGCCTCGACCCGGAGGAGCACATCGAGGAGTGGGCGGCCGCGCTGCCCGCCGCTCTGGAGAAGGCCGAGCAGGCGGTCAAGGCCGAGTTCGACGAGGTCAAGGAGCTGGGCGGCCTCTACGTGCTCGGCACCGAGCGGCACGAGTCGCGTCGTATCGACAACCAGCTGCGCGGTCGTTCCGGCCGTCAGGGCGACCCGGGCGAGTCCCGGTTCTACCTGTCGCTGGGCGACGACCTGATGCGGCTGTTCAAGGCGCAGATGGTCGAGCGCGTGATGTCCATGGCGAACGTGCCGGACGACGTGCCGATCGAGAACAAGATGGTCACGCGCGCGATCGCGTCCGCTCAGTCGCAGGTGGAGCAGCAGAACTTCGAGACGCGTAAGAACGTCCTGAAGTACGACGAGGTGCTCAACCGTCAGCGTGAGGTCATCTACGGCGAGCGGCGTCGCGTGCTGGAGGGGGAGGACCTGCAGGAGCAGATCCACCACTTCATGGACGACACGATCGACGCGTACGTCGGTGCGGAGACCGCCGAGGGCTTCCCGGAGGACTGGGACCTGGACCGGCTGTGGGGCGCTTTCAAGCAGCTCTACCCGGTGAAGGTGACGGTGGAGGAGCTGGAGGACGCGGCCGGCGACCGGGCAGGTCTGACGGCCGAGTTCATCTCCGAGTCCATCAAGGACGACATCCGCGAGCAGTACGAGTCGCGTGAGTCGCAGCTCGGCTCGGAGATCATGCGTGAGCTGGAGCGCCGGGTCGTGCTGTCCGTCCTGGACCGCAAGTGGCGTGAGCACCTCTACGAGATGGACTACCTCCAGGAGGGCATCGGTCTGCGCGCGATGGCGCAGAAGGACCCCCTGGTGGAGTACCAGCGCGAGGGCTTCGACATGTTCTCCGCGATGATGGACGGCATCAAGGAGGAGTCCGTCGGCTACCTGTTCAACCTGGAGGTCCAGGTCGAGCAGCAGGTCGAGGAGGTCCCGGTGGAGGACGCGCAGGCCGACAAGGACAAGCAGGACGTGGTGCCGGCGCAGGCGGGTTCGCGTCCGGAGATCCGGGCGAAGGGCCTGGACGCTCCGCAGCGTCGTCAGCTGCACTTCTCGGCGCCCACGGTGGACGGCGAGGGCGGCACGATCGAGGGTGACTTCGAGAGCGACGACGACGAGCCGGTCCGTTCCGCGGCCGACGGTCTCACGCGCGCGGAGCGCCGCAAGCAGGCGAAGGCCGGGCGGCGCCGCAAGAAGTAG
- a CDS encoding DUF6912 family protein: MRVYVPLTLPGLAEAHKTGELGAGPLAAYAVTPALREWYVSDDTEELEYAALGRAALASLRLLDAEPGAPRRRVVVAVDVPDRMTAVGPGQGHDRGPDPDAPGEVRVSGTVRLAKAAAVHVDAPEAETDVTAAARALAAADGGDDDAQAVVDGAEDHELLWFAPQEIASLLGSGV, from the coding sequence ATGCGCGTCTACGTCCCCCTGACCCTCCCCGGCCTCGCCGAGGCGCACAAGACGGGTGAGCTGGGAGCCGGACCGCTCGCCGCGTACGCCGTCACGCCCGCGCTGCGCGAGTGGTACGTCTCCGACGACACCGAGGAACTGGAGTACGCGGCGCTCGGCAGGGCGGCGCTCGCCTCGCTGCGGCTGCTGGACGCGGAACCGGGCGCGCCCCGGCGGCGGGTCGTGGTCGCCGTCGACGTGCCGGACCGGATGACCGCCGTCGGTCCCGGACAGGGGCACGACCGTGGGCCCGACCCGGACGCGCCGGGTGAGGTGCGGGTGAGCGGCACCGTGCGGCTGGCCAAGGCGGCCGCGGTGCACGTAGACGCCCCCGAGGCGGAGACGGACGTGACCGCAGCCGCGCGGGCGCTCGCCGCGGCGGACGGCGGGGACGACGACGCGCAGGCCGTCGTGGACGGGGCGGAGGACCACGAGCTGCTCTGGTTCGCCCCGCAGGAGATCGCGAGCCTGCTGGGCTCCGGGGTCTGA
- a CDS encoding Rv3235 family protein: MDKVMTRTQHHPGARPPGARPPGRRDTRRPAGAPPRTPDGGAPRTAPPRTPAGHRPPVPATTGSPAPVRPTDGRPAANNPPGTGRPAENRPGAGQPADSRPRPGHDGPATPAAHTAPAAPAAPAPTPRRPLTQPRPTDLFADRLLAVLTGRRPVHFMLRHTLGRAYDDLAHLAERGPLRTAHGVRAVVRDIGYYIPRPGAIEAFARIGAGDRLRAMAFRLELGADRRWRCTAVELDGPRRPPTRND, encoded by the coding sequence ATGGACAAGGTCATGACGAGGACGCAGCACCACCCCGGCGCCCGCCCTCCCGGCGCCCGCCCTCCCGGCCGCCGCGACACCCGCCGCCCCGCCGGCGCCCCGCCCCGCACCCCCGACGGCGGCGCCCCGCGCACCGCCCCGCCCCGCACCCCGGCCGGCCACCGCCCGCCCGTCCCGGCCACCACCGGCTCCCCCGCCCCCGTCCGCCCCACCGACGGTCGGCCGGCGGCGAACAACCCTCCGGGGACCGGCCGGCCGGCCGAGAACCGTCCTGGGGCCGGACAGCCGGCCGACAGCCGTCCACGTCCAGGACACGACGGCCCGGCCACGCCCGCCGCCCACACCGCGCCCGCGGCCCCCGCCGCACCCGCCCCGACCCCGCGTCGTCCGCTCACCCAGCCACGCCCCACCGACCTCTTCGCGGACCGCCTCCTCGCCGTCCTGACCGGCCGCCGCCCCGTCCACTTCATGCTCCGGCACACTCTCGGCCGCGCCTACGACGACCTCGCCCACCTCGCCGAACGCGGCCCCCTGCGCACCGCCCACGGCGTCCGTGCCGTCGTCCGCGACATCGGCTACTACATCCCACGCCCCGGCGCCATCGAGGCCTTCGCCCGCATCGGCGCCGGCGACCGCCTGCGCGCGATGGCCTTCCGCCTGGAGCTCGGCGCGGACCGCCGCTGGCGCTGCACCGCCGTGGAACTCGACGGCCCCCGCCGGCCCCCCACCCGCAACGACTGA
- a CDS encoding HAD family hydrolase — protein MGKQQAAHIVWDWNGTLFHDNDAIIGATNAAFVELGLEPITLEQYRALYCVPVPKFYERLMGRLPTDAEWELMDGVFHRYYAEHRVRCGLTEGAAELLAGWRSAGHSQSLLSMYVHDELVPLVRGFGIEPHFVRVDGRIGPSGGSKAEHMVRHLAALAGVEPARTVVIGDAADDAVAALHAGAKAVLYTGGSHSRASLEGVGAPVVDTLGEAVEMAGRIAA, from the coding sequence ATGGGGAAGCAGCAAGCGGCGCACATCGTCTGGGACTGGAACGGGACCCTGTTCCACGACAACGACGCGATCATCGGGGCGACGAACGCGGCGTTCGTCGAGTTGGGGCTGGAGCCGATCACGCTGGAGCAGTACCGGGCGCTGTACTGCGTGCCGGTGCCGAAGTTCTACGAGCGGCTGATGGGCAGGCTGCCCACCGACGCCGAGTGGGAGCTGATGGACGGGGTCTTCCACCGGTACTACGCCGAGCACCGGGTGCGGTGCGGGCTCACCGAGGGAGCGGCGGAGCTGCTCGCCGGGTGGCGGTCGGCGGGGCACAGTCAGTCGCTGCTCAGCATGTACGTGCACGATGAACTCGTGCCGCTGGTCCGGGGATTCGGGATCGAGCCGCACTTCGTCCGGGTCGACGGGCGGATCGGGCCCTCCGGGGGCAGCAAGGCCGAGCACATGGTGCGGCATCTGGCGGCGCTGGCCGGCGTCGAGCCGGCGCGCACGGTGGTGATCGGGGACGCGGCTGACGACGCGGTGGCCGCGCTGCACGCGGGGGCGAAGGCCGTGCTGTACACCGGCGGGTCGCACAGCCGGGCCAGTCTGGAGGGGGTCGGAGCGCCGGTGGTGGACACGCTGGGGGAGGCGGTCGAGATGGCGGGGCGTATCGCGGCGTAG